CCATCGATGGTGCCGTTGCCGTCGAAGTCGATGCGCACCGTGGCGCCCTCGTACCCGGTGGCGCCCTTCATCGCCTCCCAGGTGAGCTTCGACACCTCCTCCTTCCATCCCCAGGCGGTGCTCCATTCGCCCGGCTCGAAGTCGGTGATGGTGGACCAGGTCACCCCGGTGCCCCGCCCATCCAGGAAGAAGGTGTCGTTGCCCGCCCCGCCGGTCAGGAAGTTGGAACCGGTGCCGCCGTCCAGGACGTCGTCGCCGTCCTTCCCGTCCGCCGCATCGTCGCCGGCACCCAGATTCATGAAGTCGCCCAGCATGCTGCCGATCACCGCCTCGATGGATTTGGTGCCCAGATAGATGTTCTTCAGCGTCGTCAGCGGGCCGACATAGATCTCCATCTGCACTTCCCAGCCGGACACCCCGTTGTTCACGAAGGCCCGCCGCTGCGTGTCGGTCGGAGGCGCACCGGACGAGATGTAGGCGTCGTTGGCGGACAGCGCGTCCTTCAGCCAATAGGCGTGGCCGCCAAGCGAGGCGGCACCGACGGCGGTCGACACGACACCGACGGCAAAGGCGTTGTTTCCGGAGCTGTAATAGATCGGACCGCCGGAATTTCCGGGATTGATCTCCAGATCCGGGTTCACATAGT
This genomic stretch from Azospirillum sp. TSH58 harbors:
- a CDS encoding serine protease — its product is MSYRVGDDQYPARAVVSIEATWGSRTYIGSGFLVGRNDVITASHVVYNAALGGKPSSLKIYPSYNPGKSDNKAYGVAKSQFFTNFDPDSDGKLITGDFYRATQSGSEIDVALLTLSEPIGDAYGYFGIDWNFSGGPVSVLGYPAKYDRYEIYDSGSIRRSGVDTVYYVNPDLEINPGNSGGPIYYSSGNNAFAVGVVSTAVGAASLGGHAYWLKDALSANDAYISSGAPPTDTQRRAFVNNGVSGWEVQMEIYVGPLTTLKNIYLGTKSIEAVIGSMLGDFMNLGAGDDAADGKDGDDVLDGGTGSNFLTGGAGNDTFFLDGRGTGVTWSTITDFEPGEWSTAWGWKEEVSKLTWEAMKGATGYEGATVRIDFDGNGTIDGSITFTGKAVGAVITMPGQVGADSYLAFRLA